In Carya illinoinensis cultivar Pawnee chromosome 10, C.illinoinensisPawnee_v1, whole genome shotgun sequence, one DNA window encodes the following:
- the LOC122279383 gene encoding pentatricopeptide repeat-containing protein At2g41720 isoform X1, with amino-acid sequence MATTPNPTLLKLSHSPETTRSKTVILCKKPKNESAFKEKKQVSVDYDKGQHEVSIRVSGLRKSDIPRRYRLRVEGDRFQKDWTVSEVVDKILKLEHGDDVDSLLNQWVGRFARKNFPLLMREITRTGSIQHSIHLFRWMKNQKNYCARNDIYNMMIRLHARHNWTDQARGLFFEMQEWRCKPDAETYNALINAHGRAGQWRWAMHIMEDMLRAAIPPSRSTYNNLINACGSSGNWREALKICKKMTDNGVGPDLVTHNIVLSAYKSGAQYLKALSYFELMKGTNIRPDTTTLNIVIHCLIKLGEYAKAIDMFNSMREKRAECQPDIVTFTSIIHMYSVCGQIENCKAVFNTMLAEGQKPNIVSYNALIAAYASHGMSKEALAVFNEIKKSGFWPDIVSYTSLLNAYGRSQQPKKAREVFDMIKRNNRKPNLVTYNALIDAYGSNSLLAEAVEVLREMEQDGIQPNVVSICTLLAACGRCGRKVKIDAVLSAAAQRGIKLNKVSYNAAIGSYLNVGEYDKAVILYRSMRKKKVAPDCVTYTVLISGCCKMSKYTEAICFLDEMMDLNIPLSKEVYPSVICAYSKQGQLKEAEYMFNLMKMAGCPPDVCTYTSMVHAYTAAENWEKACALYDEMETNNILPDTIACSALMRAFNKGGQPSKVLILAEIMKEKEIPFGDAIFFEMVSACSILRDWRTAMDLIKFMEPSFAVVSAGLVNQLLYFLGKSGKTETMLKLFYKMVSSGADVNFNTYSILLKNLLSAGNWRKYIEVLQWMVDAGIQPSKEMYCDISYFSQRSVGVENAATIQERLESLRGNVQNQILLSR; translated from the exons ATGGCCACGACGCCCAACCCGACCCTCCTCAAACTCTCCCACTCGCCCGAGACAACTCGCTCCAAAACCGTAATCCTCTGCAAGAAGCCTAAGAACGAGTCCGCATTCAAAGAGAAGAAGCAAGTATCCGTGGACTACGACAAGGGCCAGCATGAGGTTTCCATCCGTGTCAGCGGCCTCAGGAAGTCCGATATACCGAGGCGGTACCGGCTACGTGTTGAGGGCGACCGGTTCCAGAAGGACTGGACGGTCTCCGAGGTGGTCGATAAAATCTTGAAGCTCGAACACGGGGACGATGTTGACAGCTTGTTGAACCAGTGGGTCGGCCGGTTCGCGAGGAAGAATTTCCCGCTTCTTATGAGG GAGATAACGCGGACGGGCTCTATTCAACATAGCATTCACCTTTTCCGGTGGatgaaaaatcaaaagaattactGTGCTCGTAATGATATTTACAACATGATGATCAGATTACATGCTAGGCATAATTGGACAGATCAGGCTCGTGGTTTGTTTTTTGAGATGCAAGAGTGGag GTGCAAGCCTGATGCTGAGACTTACAATGCTCTTATCAATGCACATGGTCGAGCAGGCCAATGGCGTTGGGCCATGCATATCATGGAAGACATGCTCCGTGCTGCT ATCCCTCCTAGTCGGTCAACATATAACAATTTGATCAATGCTTGTGGATCTAGTGGAAATTGGAGAGAAGCTTTGAAGATTTGCAAGAAAATGACAGATAATGGAGTAGGGCCTGATCTTGTGACTCACAATATAGTTTTATCAGCATACAAAAGTGGGGCTCAGTATTTGAAAGCTTTGTCCTATTTTGAGCTAATGAAGGGGACAAACATCCGCCCTGACACAACTACCCTTAACATTGTGATACATTGCCTTATAAAGCTTGGAGAATATGCAAAAGCCATTGATATGTTTAATTCCATGAGGGAGAAGAGAGCAGAATGTCAGCCTGACATTGTGACATTCACTAGCATCATTCATATGTATTCTGTATGCGGGCAAATTGAAAATTGCAAGGCCGTGTTCAATACAATGCTTGCAGAAGGCCAAAAACCTAACATTGTCTCTTATAATGCACTGATAGCTGCATATGCTTCACACGGGATGAGTAAAGAGGCATTGGCAGTTTTTAATGAGATAAAGAAGAGTGGTTTCTGGCCAGATATTGTATCTTATACATCTTTACTCAATGCTTATGGAAGATCACAGCAACCTAAAAAGGCCAGGGAAGTATTTGACATGATTAAAAGGAACAACCGGAAACCGAATCTTGTTACCTACAATGCACTTATTGATGCATATGGATCTAATAGTTTGTTAGCTGAAGCAGTCGAAGTCTTGCGAGAAATGGAGCAAGATGGGATCCAGCCAAATGTTGTCTCGATATGCACACTGTTAGCTGCCTGTGGACGATGTGGTCGAAAGGTGAAGATTGATGCTGTGCTCTCGGCAGCTGCTCAGAGAGGCATCAAGTTGAACAAAGTTTCATATAATGCAGCTATTGGGAGTTATTTGAATGTGGGGGAGTATGATAAAGCTGTAATTTTATATAGATCtatgaggaagaagaaagttGCACCAGATTGTGTTACTTACACTGTGTTGATAAGTGGCTGTTGTAAGATGTCAAAATATACTGAGGCGatttgttttcttgatgaaATGATGGATTTGAACATTCCTTTGTCCAAAGAGGTCTACCCATCTGTGATCTGTGCCTACAGCAAACAG GGTCAACTCAAAGAAGCAGAATATATGTTCAACTTGATGAAGATGGCTGGTTGTCCTCCTGATGTTTGTACATATACTTCAATGGTACATGCATATACTGCTGCAG AGAATTGGGAAAAAGCTTGTGCACTATATGATGAAATGGAAACAAATAATATCCTACCTGATACCATTGCTTGTTCGGCTTTGATGAGAGCTTTTAATAAAGGAGGCCAACCATCCAAGGTTCTTATTTTGGCAGAAAttatgaaggaaaaagagattCCTTTTGGTGATGCCATTTTCTTTGAAATGGTATCTGCCTGTAGTAT ATTACGGGATTGGAGGACAGCAATGGACCTGATTAAGTTCATGGAGCCATCATTTGCTGTAGTTTCAGCTGGACTTGTGAATCAGCTTCTGTATTTTCTTGGGAAAAGTGGGAAAACAGAGACTATGTTGAAG TTGTTCTACAAGATGGTGTCCTCCGGTGCTGATGTCAATTTCAATACGTATTCCATTTTGTTGAAGAATCTTTTGTCTGCTGGGAATTGGAGAAAATATATTGAG GTATTGCAGTGGATGGTGGATGCAGGAATTCAACCTTCGAAGGAAATGTATTGCGATATATCCTACTTTTCTCAAAGAAGTGTTGGGGTGGAAAATGCGGCTACCATTCAAGAAAGACTAG AATCCTTGAGAGGAAATGTTCAGAATCAAATTTTGTTGAGCAGATGA
- the LOC122279383 gene encoding pentatricopeptide repeat-containing protein At2g41720 isoform X2 yields the protein MLGIIGQIRLVVCFLRCKSGGASLMLRLTMLLSMHMVEQANGVGPCISWKTCSVLLCVFIPPSRSTYNNLINACGSSGNWREALKICKKMTDNGVGPDLVTHNIVLSAYKSGAQYLKALSYFELMKGTNIRPDTTTLNIVIHCLIKLGEYAKAIDMFNSMREKRAECQPDIVTFTSIIHMYSVCGQIENCKAVFNTMLAEGQKPNIVSYNALIAAYASHGMSKEALAVFNEIKKSGFWPDIVSYTSLLNAYGRSQQPKKAREVFDMIKRNNRKPNLVTYNALIDAYGSNSLLAEAVEVLREMEQDGIQPNVVSICTLLAACGRCGRKVKIDAVLSAAAQRGIKLNKVSYNAAIGSYLNVGEYDKAVILYRSMRKKKVAPDCVTYTVLISGCCKMSKYTEAICFLDEMMDLNIPLSKEVYPSVICAYSKQGQLKEAEYMFNLMKMAGCPPDVCTYTSMVHAYTAAENWEKACALYDEMETNNILPDTIACSALMRAFNKGGQPSKVLILAEIMKEKEIPFGDAIFFEMVSACSILRDWRTAMDLIKFMEPSFAVVSAGLVNQLLYFLGKSGKTETMLKLFYKMVSSGADVNFNTYSILLKNLLSAGNWRKYIEVLQWMVDAGIQPSKEMYCDISYFSQRSVGVENAATIQERLESLRGNVQNQILLSR from the exons ATGCTAGGCATAATTGGACAGATCAGGCTCGTGGTTTGTTTTTTGAGATGCAAGAGTGGag GTGCAAGCCTGATGCTGAGACTTACAATGCTCTTATCAATGCACATGGTCGAGCAGGCCAATGGCGTTGGGCCATGCATATCATGGAAGACATGCTCCGTGCTGCTGTgtgtattt ATCCCTCCTAGTCGGTCAACATATAACAATTTGATCAATGCTTGTGGATCTAGTGGAAATTGGAGAGAAGCTTTGAAGATTTGCAAGAAAATGACAGATAATGGAGTAGGGCCTGATCTTGTGACTCACAATATAGTTTTATCAGCATACAAAAGTGGGGCTCAGTATTTGAAAGCTTTGTCCTATTTTGAGCTAATGAAGGGGACAAACATCCGCCCTGACACAACTACCCTTAACATTGTGATACATTGCCTTATAAAGCTTGGAGAATATGCAAAAGCCATTGATATGTTTAATTCCATGAGGGAGAAGAGAGCAGAATGTCAGCCTGACATTGTGACATTCACTAGCATCATTCATATGTATTCTGTATGCGGGCAAATTGAAAATTGCAAGGCCGTGTTCAATACAATGCTTGCAGAAGGCCAAAAACCTAACATTGTCTCTTATAATGCACTGATAGCTGCATATGCTTCACACGGGATGAGTAAAGAGGCATTGGCAGTTTTTAATGAGATAAAGAAGAGTGGTTTCTGGCCAGATATTGTATCTTATACATCTTTACTCAATGCTTATGGAAGATCACAGCAACCTAAAAAGGCCAGGGAAGTATTTGACATGATTAAAAGGAACAACCGGAAACCGAATCTTGTTACCTACAATGCACTTATTGATGCATATGGATCTAATAGTTTGTTAGCTGAAGCAGTCGAAGTCTTGCGAGAAATGGAGCAAGATGGGATCCAGCCAAATGTTGTCTCGATATGCACACTGTTAGCTGCCTGTGGACGATGTGGTCGAAAGGTGAAGATTGATGCTGTGCTCTCGGCAGCTGCTCAGAGAGGCATCAAGTTGAACAAAGTTTCATATAATGCAGCTATTGGGAGTTATTTGAATGTGGGGGAGTATGATAAAGCTGTAATTTTATATAGATCtatgaggaagaagaaagttGCACCAGATTGTGTTACTTACACTGTGTTGATAAGTGGCTGTTGTAAGATGTCAAAATATACTGAGGCGatttgttttcttgatgaaATGATGGATTTGAACATTCCTTTGTCCAAAGAGGTCTACCCATCTGTGATCTGTGCCTACAGCAAACAG GGTCAACTCAAAGAAGCAGAATATATGTTCAACTTGATGAAGATGGCTGGTTGTCCTCCTGATGTTTGTACATATACTTCAATGGTACATGCATATACTGCTGCAG AGAATTGGGAAAAAGCTTGTGCACTATATGATGAAATGGAAACAAATAATATCCTACCTGATACCATTGCTTGTTCGGCTTTGATGAGAGCTTTTAATAAAGGAGGCCAACCATCCAAGGTTCTTATTTTGGCAGAAAttatgaaggaaaaagagattCCTTTTGGTGATGCCATTTTCTTTGAAATGGTATCTGCCTGTAGTAT ATTACGGGATTGGAGGACAGCAATGGACCTGATTAAGTTCATGGAGCCATCATTTGCTGTAGTTTCAGCTGGACTTGTGAATCAGCTTCTGTATTTTCTTGGGAAAAGTGGGAAAACAGAGACTATGTTGAAG TTGTTCTACAAGATGGTGTCCTCCGGTGCTGATGTCAATTTCAATACGTATTCCATTTTGTTGAAGAATCTTTTGTCTGCTGGGAATTGGAGAAAATATATTGAG GTATTGCAGTGGATGGTGGATGCAGGAATTCAACCTTCGAAGGAAATGTATTGCGATATATCCTACTTTTCTCAAAGAAGTGTTGGGGTGGAAAATGCGGCTACCATTCAAGAAAGACTAG AATCCTTGAGAGGAAATGTTCAGAATCAAATTTTGTTGAGCAGATGA